In Pseudomonas abieticivorans, the genomic window GCATCCTCTTTGACGGTTTAAGGATATTTCCCATTTTACCGGGTAAACGCTCCAATAACGCATGCCTTGCGAGATGACATCTGAAGGATAGTGACTATCCAGTCATTCGTGATCTACGTTAACTGCCCAAACTTAACTGAACCTGAATCGAAGGCTCTAGCCTGCAGCTTTCAAGCCAAACAAGGCCATCAAAACAATATCAAATAAGCATCACTGGCCACTACCTCATAGCAGCGACAGCTGGCCGCCTGGTGGGCAAAATACCGTGCAATCTAGTGAATAGCCTTCCCGACGATCCAACCCGTAACGCTTGATGCCGGCACTGAAGCGTTGCGCCAACAGATCCGCAAACACACCTTCACCGCGCATGCGCGCGCCAAACCGGCTGTCGTAAAGTTCGCCACCACGGCTCTGCCGGATCAGGCTAAGTACATGCTCTGCTCGCTGCGGATAATGCGCATGCAGCCACTCCTCGAACAGCGGCGCCACTTCCAGGGGCAGGCGCAGCATCATGTAATTGGCCGTCAAGGCACCAGCCGCCTTGGCTTCGCGCAGCAGGCTTTCCAACTCGCTGTCATTGATCATCGGGATCATCGGTGAACACAGTACCCCCACGGGTATACCTGCCTCTCGCATCACCCGTATGGCTCGCAAACGCGCCTTGGGTGCGGCGGCGCGAGGTTCAAGGATACGCTTGAGCTCGTCATCCAGCGTGGTCAGGCTGATCATTACCGACACCAAACGCTGTTCGGCCAACTCCTTGAGCAGGTCCAAATCGCGCAATATCAGCGAGCCCTTGGTCACGATAGTGACCGGGTGACGATAGCGCAGCAACACCTCAAGCAACCTGCG contains:
- a CDS encoding PA0069 family radical SAM protein, which produces MSTPIPPRGRGTATNPHNRFAPNRSVAEDDGWYQEVPLTQGTEVRFETSKTIITRNTSPDLPFDRSINPYRGCEHGCIYCYARPSHAYWDMSPGLDFETKLIAKTNAAELLEQQLSKRGYVCAPINLGSNTDPYQPIEREQQLTRRLLEVLLRYRHPVTIVTKGSLILRDLDLLKELAEQRLVSVMISLTTLDDELKRILEPRAAAPKARLRAIRVMREAGIPVGVLCSPMIPMINDSELESLLREAKAAGALTANYMMLRLPLEVAPLFEEWLHAHYPQRAEHVLSLIRQSRGGELYDSRFGARMRGEGVFADLLAQRFSAGIKRYGLDRREGYSLDCTVFCPPGGQLSLL